A DNA window from Porphyromonas gingivalis ATCC 33277 contains the following coding sequences:
- the panD gene encoding aspartate 1-decarboxylase, which produces MYVEVLKSKIHRVTITEANLNYVGSITIDEDLMDAANIIAGEKVQIVDNNNGARLETYTIPGKRGSGVICLNGAAARIVHPGDIIIIMAYAWMPMEEAKVFKPAVVFPDTATNKIILK; this is translated from the coding sequence ATGTACGTCGAAGTATTAAAATCCAAAATACACCGCGTAACCATTACGGAGGCCAACCTCAACTATGTGGGTAGCATCACCATCGATGAAGATCTGATGGATGCTGCCAACATCATCGCCGGAGAGAAAGTCCAAATCGTGGACAACAACAACGGAGCACGCTTGGAGACCTATACCATACCGGGCAAAAGAGGTTCGGGGGTAATCTGTCTCAATGGAGCAGCTGCCCGCATCGTTCATCCGGGCGACATCATCATCATCATGGCATATGCCTGGATGCCGATGGAGGAAGCCAAGGTGTTCAAGCCTGCTGTAGTATTTCCCGATACTGCAACGAACAAGATAATCCTGAAGTAA